AGGGATAGGCAGGCTCAATTCTCAGCATACTTACCAGTGTTCACAGAGACAACACAAGGGGAAAAAGAGATAATATTCACATTTAATAAAAAGTCCAGAAATAGTAACATTTATATCTTTGAAGGTTTGTGGTGGATATCAATTCATAACCTCACACTTTCAGTTCATTTGTTAGTGATCTATAATTTAAACAATGAAgggaaagtaaattaaaaaaatattattattataattattatgttaAAATTATTAACATGCTATTAATTCCTTAGTTATAGCATTCTAGGGTAAATTACTATCACACAAAAAATAGGGACATTGCAGTAAgaaaaacatgaattaaaaatacaaatggacCATTTATGGATGTATGACTCTGGATGagctatttaatattttaagcttcagttttctgtgtttaaaatggaGTTGAAGTTTCAAAAGTATTTCTTAGAAATAATTGCAATaacataaatgaaattattctaAAATCATGTGGCACTTAATATATGTTAAGAAgactaattttctttatttttatttactttaattttcttttgattgTAATTAATTCTCAACTCTGGGAGGGATAATCATAGCAATTATGTTTTAGAAAAAGTATCACTTTTTTCAGTGAAATAATAACTTTTGTATTTTTACTTCACTTAACTCTTATAACATACCTAtgaatctttaatttttattgccaaataaataaCTAGGCTAAGTTAGGTTCTGTCCTTTGATGTTTTATACAGCTAGCAAAGAATATACCAGAAATTAAAGTCTACTCTCTTAAACAAATTACTGCAAAGCCTATATTCAGTtagaaacaaacaacagaaataataattACCTGCCTTTATTTAATagcgagggcttccctggtggctcagtggtaaaatatctgcctgccaattcaagagacactggtttgatccctgggtcgggaagatcccctggagaaggaaatggaaacccactccagtattcttgcctgggaattctatggacagaggagtgggctatatagtccttagggtcacaaagagttggacataactgagtgactaacactaccacttccacagcacagtgaatcagttatacatatgcatacatccactcttttttagattctttttccatacagGTATTACAGAGGATTGAGTACAGTCGCCTGCTCTGCATAGCAAGCTCTTATCCTATTTAATTTGTTCAGGTGATAAGTAATAAATCACTGATAAAATTTGAGAGACTTTCACTGCTATCTATTTGCCAGACTTACCTCTGATTTTTGTGCAAGTTCGCTAACATTCGAGTGGCTGCAATATAAACATATTAGCAACTACCATGGTTGTAATCCATTTCTTCAAAAAACATTTCTTCTCATTGCACAAATTTGCTTTCTATTGTGAATGTTTTTGtcttaaatttctcttttattcagAGAGGATATGTTTATTTGACAATAGAGAAtgagaaaaagtaaatatatgcaagataaaaaaaatataagGTGTTTAAAAACCCTCTGGAATCGTTTCTGCATAGATTTTAAGTAGCACAAGTTACTGAATGTTTTATCTATTCTCTCTCATACAGGCTAAAGGGAACTAATTCTGCTAATCAAAATTGCCAGAACAAAAATGTGCACAAAACACGAAGGaatacaaaacataaaacacattAGTATTGGGATTAGAAAAGAAAGCTTGAGAACAGTATCCAATGAGacccaaacaaaaaaacaacactaAGTGTGAAGCCTTTTCCCTTGACATCATTTTTAGACAGATATTAGCAACCAATTATCGTAATTCCTAGTACAGATTTCTACAAAATAttccatgtcttttttttaaagtggtaatCTACCACATTTAACTAACTACATTCATTGACTCCATTATTTTTAATCTGTCTTCCAGTAAAAACTTTTGTCACCATTATACTGCTATACATTAAAAGTATAATAGTTCATACTTTTTTCCTACTCCTTCTCTTGCTCAGCACAACAGAGATTGAAGAGTATCTTGTTTTGATTAAAGCTTTAATCTGTATGCCAAGCATAACTTTAGGAGTTAGTATCTTGGATAAGTAGACTATAATTATATTAATGTAAACAttcagtcagagaaggcaatggcaccccactccagtacctttgcctagaaaatcccatggacggaggagcctggtaggctgcagtccatggggtcgctagagtcggacacacctgagcgacttcactttcacttttcagtttcatgcactggagaaggaaatggcaacccactccagtgttcttgcctggagaatcccaggaacaggaagcctggtgggctgccgtctatggggtcgcacagagtcggacaggactgaagccacgcagcagcaaacacacacataatatgATGGGGGTGAAAGGCAATAGAATCATTCAGGTCCTTAGTAAATATTGTGCGAAATTTATAGATCCTTACAGAGTTTCAAATAAGTATATAATCACACATACAAacactttttgtttgcttttttaaattgagcTATCATACTggttatattggagaaggcgagggcaactcactccagtattcttgcctgggaaaccgcatcgacagaggagcctagggaggctatagtctatggggtcacacagagtcagacatgactaaacagctgcagcagcattgACTAATTAGGCAAATCACTCAGCCAAATCACTCAAATTTTCTGAGCATCTATTTACACATTTGTGtatgagatgctgctgctgctaagtcgcttcagtcgtgtccaactctgtgcgaccccatagacggcagcccaccaggctcccccgttcctgggattctccaggcaagaacactggagtgggttgccatttccttctccaatgcacgaaagtgaaaagtgaaagtgaagccgcccagtcgtgtccgactcttagcgaccccatggactgcagcctaacaggctcctccatccacgggattttccaggtaagagtactggagtggggtgccattgccttctccgtgtatatGAGATAATCATGACTAATTTGTCATACAGCATGTCCAaaggctcaatggtaaagaatccgtctgccagtgaggagatgcaggagacttgagttcaatccctgggtcaggaaggtcccctggaggaggaaatggcaacccactcctgtattcttgcctgggaaatcccagggacagaggagcctggtgggctacagtccatgggttgcaaaaagtcagacactgagCAAACGTGCAATTTGCCATTTACCTGTAAGATTACATAAGATATGAAACAGAACATCCTTAATTCAACATACGTAATGAAATAAATGCTCTCTATAGAAGGAATATTATTCAAGAAATTCCTGTTAAATTTTCAGGTGGCATTAGAGTCATGGTAGCTAACTattcttttttaagtatttataaaaataatgtagaTACATAAGGagagtatataaaataaacataacacaTGCCTTCAGCATAACTAAGAATTATGAGATCTTATGAACTTCTAGTTATCTGAAAGTAGGAAAATAAATATCCAAGTACATCAGATGAGTGGAAAGAACTGGACAGATACTGCAGACAGTGTGCAAAAAATATGGCTGTtgattatttatttcatattccaCAACTTTAAGAAATTGCTATATTAGTaccaaaagataaaatttaagagTAAGTTGATTAAAACAATGTTTACTCCTTTAGAAATtaccatattaaatatttttattcaatatgagattttttattattcagaataatggataaaataatttatgttcTAAAGCTACTGGTTTTCTATCTGGAATTGTAAGTCCATGATTATATGGAAGCTATAGATAGTTTGAAAGGAAGACACAGCATAGTCAATTTCATTAAAGGAAGTTTGAGCTAATGAGCTCAGCAGTGCAGATGATACCTGTGAGATGGAGCTAGGTGGACACTGTAGAAGTTAAATTGCATTCATTCATGTTAATACacactttcatttatttctagaaagTATCACTTTATGAACCAAGTTTTTCAAAGCTTGTTTTACTTGCTCATTCCTCAAGGTATAAATAAAAGGATTTAACATGGGGGCAATTGAAGTGTTGAGAATAGCTACTCCTTTGGTCAATGAAGCTCTTTCTTTTGCTGAAGGCTTGACATACATGAATATACAGCTTCCATAAGAAATGGAAATGACAATCATGTGAGAGGAACATGTGGAGAAAGCCTTTTTCCTCTGAGTAGCCGATGGTATTCTCAAAATGGTGGTAATAATGCACATGTAGGATAGAATCACTAATGCCAATGTGAAGAGCAGAGTcacaaaagcaaagtaaaaacCAATCATCTCTAAAAGCCACGTATCTGAGCATGAGAGTCGCAAAATGGGGAAGTAATCACAGGAGAAGTGATCAATTATGTTGGAAGCACAGAAATCTAGCTGAAGGATAAGCATGAGTGGTGGAAAAATGGTAAGAAACCCCCCGAGCCATGAACTAAAGACCAGCAAAGTGCAGATTTTCTTGTTCATGATGGTGGTGTAATGGAGAGGCTTGCAGATGGCAGCATATCGATCATAAGACATGGCAGTGAGAAGGAAAAACTCAGATACACCcatgaagatgaagaaaaataactGAGCCAAGCAATTGTTGTAGGAAATAGTCTTGACTTTAGTAATGATTGCCCCCAAAAACCTGGGGATAGAAACACTGGTGAATGTAATCTCTAAGAAGGAGAAATTCCGGAGGAAATAATACATCGGCGTCTTTAGATGACAGTCTGTTAAAGTGAGGATGATGATGGTTAGGTTTCCAACAACACTCAATAcataagccagaaataaaaagataaaaatgacaaCCTGAAGCTCTGGGTTGTCTGATATGCCCAAGAGGACGAATTCTGTAAGCATTGTGTGGTTTCTCATACTGATTTTATTGTCTTTAAGCCAAATCTGTtggtacaaaacaaaacaaagagtaaGTGAATAGTAAAGGAATTGAAGATTTATATATTGGAATTATTAGCTCTCATTAAAGGAAGCACTGGACCTTTTTCCCTGTAAGAATTTTTGCAATATCCACTCACTCCTACTAAAGCAAAATACTTTACCATTGtctattaaagagaaaaaaaatgtatttacaggTCTATGTTAAAAGTCCCCACTTTAGTGATTTGACATAAAACCTCTACATTGGACTAAATTTTCTATgtgagcaaatatcttttaattacattttctacAACCATATTTACTAGCCAAATCTGTAGTTTAAATATTAAGACATTAGTTTCTAGTTTCCAGGATGCTGTGCTTATAGGATTGAAATATCTAATTTTGTGTTATGGTTCTGATACTATGTACAAACTTTATGGGCTTAGGAGGTTTCAGTGGCAACTGATGACCCAATGACAATTCCTGAGCTTAATAATAgctatcatttttctttcttagtatATATTTCTTCAATatgcccaaaataaataaatgtgtttacaATCAATCACATATAcatggaaatagaattgccttgcttataaataagaacaaatttctaatttaaaagaaagaaataagaaattagcAATATTGACTAATACCACATAGAGCTATATCAATATTGCATTTCTATGACATACTGAtccttttatatcatttttacatCTCTTTACATTTACAgtcatctcatttttaaaattttgctgtaTTTACTCCTTTTACACTTATGTGTCTGAGGACAGGACAGAACACAAGAGGGAGCCTTCTGATGCCAAAATATCCCATTAACTTCTTTCTAGGAGGCTAAGCCATtagaataaatacatttatgtttAAGATTTACTGTCTAGTAACCAAAATTGTTCAAAAGTaatctatataatttttatttatcttgatCACTCTTTATTCTTAGCAACCAGAATTGTATTTCTGTGTaagcttttattaatatttattttattttatagcatGAATAAGAACAGtcaatggagaaagcaatggcaacccactccagtactcttgcctggaaaatcccatggacggaggagcctgttaggctgcagtccatggggtcgctaagagtcggacacgactgagggatttcgctttcacttttcattttcatgcattggaggaggaaatggcaacccactccagtgttcttgcctggagaatcccagggatggcggggcctggtaggttgcccatctatggggtcacacagaatcggacatgactgaactgacttagcagcagcagcccgaGCAGAACAGTCAACAGGTGGTAAGTATCAAAGCTTGTATAGtgccttcttttttctcttcaagtCCTTCCTAACAATcagcattttcttcctttaagAATAAACATATTTTGTTATACATATTAGCAAAATTGGCAGATTAAAAGGCAGAAACTACTGCTATGTTTTGAACAAtgattgaaatattaaaatataaaacaagtaaTAGTAAATATGTTAAAGCGATTTATTCTGACAAAATAAACTTTTGGATGGAAAAAAGgtgaaatacacatttaaaaattgggaACGCTCTTACTTTATGATACATCTAATGATTCCAGTCAGAAATATAATCCCAGATTTTCTTTATGTACTTAAAATATGAGATGTAATGCATTCATATTATACCTTAGGAGATTTTTTGGTCATTATCTCATCCTTGTCTCCATTATATAAAAGTATCTTACATAGAGAAAACACAGGCTTGATTTCATGGATATTTTCTATAAACTctataaaatatttgtgtttcatttctttcatcttgCCATATAAAGGTAAACATTTTCCTGACTGAAACTTTAAGAAATCACTCTTGTAAGCCTGAGAGTTCTTGAAGGAAAAGTCCAAGAAACACTGCTTAATGACTGGAAGGTAAAACATTTCAAAGCTCCCTGGATAAGATGAAGATTGACTATTACCAAAAGATTAAATGATTTTACCTTCTTTGGTTACTGCTTAAATCTCTGAAACCAGAAGGATGACAGAAAGGGTGTAAGAAGAGATAATTCAAGAGATGTAGTGATGTCATGATATACACTTTTCCAGAAGCTAATGAATAGAGCAGGATAAAAGCAAAAGTGTGCCAACCAGTTGGTTTTCCTTTGGTTGGACTTAAATTTCTCTAATAAGCACATGGCACTCAGTCCACACTTGGGAGATAATTTATCCTCAGTTCCTTTGGGGTGGATTGAATACAGGGCTGAGCTACACCACAGTGGACCCTTCACTAAGGGTAGTACCtaagtttcattcattttcacatctccaccagcaaaaagtagaatgaatgaataaataaagcattttaatatctttaaaaataagaagagTACTTGAAACTTTAGTATTTTTCATTCTAATAGTTACATATGCTTAATGTTAGGAGAATCAAGTATGAGAGAACtggtatcaaaaaaaaaaaaagagagaactggtATCAAATCAGCACATTGTGACTTATGGAATGACCCTTATGTTTCCAAATGAATTTTTGTTTGCCCTCAAAGCTCAAAATTATATAGTGTTATATTTTTGTATTGTGTTCTGCTACATATATTTCTAGATATTCAGCTATAAACATAGCCACATTCACACTCTCAGAgatacattttttccttcttaaattaATGCAAAtttattacagaaaatatttggcaattttcctttattttcagttAATAATAGGTAATGGATATTATTCATTGTCAAATTATCTAGATAGAACTCATTATATATAATTGCATAGAACAACAGAGGAGACATAATTTCATTGGTAATTTCATTGGTAATTTCATTGTTGATTGAGATTTAGGGAATTAGTCTGCTAACAATTTCACATCATTGGTTATATTGCTGTCTATTTTTATGCACTTTTTTGCATACATAGAAGTATTGATGTAACATATATACTAAATTTTGATAGAAACTTCAAAATTTCTCTCCTACAGACAGGAATGAACTCTTTCAGTGCATCCTAATCAGTGCTAGATGCAGTCACAAATTTTATATAAGGATGAAAATGATgccaaaattaatttaataaaaatatcataaagaTCGCATCCTGGTGCCTAGGTTTTGAGGTTAAAGAGAGCCAAGCCCTTTGTAAACTTTCCAACTTGATTTAACCTTTCTGAGGTTGCTCTACCCATAAAATGAGAATCCTAACAGTCCTCATTCACAGTATAATGCAAAGATTAAAGTGATAATGTATAAATTAGCAGTAtagtcccaactcagggatcaaacccaggtctcccacattgcagagagattctttaccagctgagccatcagggaagcccaagaatactggagtggtagcctccAGTGGTATTCAATGGATAGGATACGGTAGCCTATCCATtatccagcagatctttctgacccaagaatcaaaccgggtttttctgcattgcaggcagattctttaccaactgagctaccagggaagctctgctgctgctgctgctgctgctgctgctaagccgctttagtcgtgtccgactctgtgtgactccatagacggcagcccaccaagctcccccgtccctgggattctccaggcaagaacactggagtgggttgccatttccttctccaatgcatgaaagtaaaaagtgaaagtgaagttgctcagtcgtgtcggactcttagtgaccccatggactgcagcccaccaggctcctccgtccatgggattttccaggcaagagtactggagtgggtgtcattgccttccccaccagagaagctctagtggtgtataaatattaatattacttaAAATTTCATATTCTGCAATTAATAGATtgaacattttaatttctatttctcatCCATGAATGGTCTATTTTAACTTGTGTTCACTTTTCcttggctttgttttctttttatttattagtaGGATATATCTGTTATGAATAGTAACCCCCATTCATATCTGTGGCAGGATGTTTTCAGAGACGATCcttcctttttaacttttaatggagTGGTTCAACTATGAAAGTTGTACAGTCTGTCATGAATTCTTGGTGACCTATTCGCGGTACATCCTTTCACGTATTTCAAAATTCTATAAATATCTGCTTATATTCAACACTTCTATGActttgctttttacatttttgtctttggtccatccagaatttattattatatcagatatggattttttttttttttttgctctttaaaTGAATAACTAATTTCCCTGACATCAATAAGCTAGAGACAATATGAGAGTTTGGACAGTGAGTTGCTAAGAGCATCAATGTCCTGTTATCCCATTAGCAGATTCTGTCTATCTCATTGTTCTCATTAACAatatctgtatgtcatctttcaGCTGAGAAAATAACTGACTCAACTGAAATATTGCCTTGCCTTGAGCAACTCATAATTCTCATATTCCAAAAAAAGGAGGTTTCTTTGACTTCAGTATAAAGAGTCTAATTTTAACAGAGTCAAAGTCCTGTAAGATTGGATCCCATCTTTCCATTCAGACCTACTGCCTTACATCCACCTTCACTTTTTCACTGGAGCATACttgtgatttttgtttatttgtttaacaGTCTGATAATCTGCCTCTTGAAGTGGTTTCTTTGGGACTTCAGTTCTCTTCTAGTCATCCGATAAATCTACTTTATTCTTTATGGCAGTATTCCCTGAATCTTTGATTTTCCCAAACTCTTACATGTTTCCATAGTGTTTTGTACTTCATCTTTGCAGTAGTGATTATATTTTAATTGCTAACATGGTCTCATTCTCACTAGACTGTAAGTTTTACAGTATAAATGATAAGTCACATGTGCggctatttaaatgaaaatatgaattagTTAAAAATACAAACTCAAATCCTCAGTTACATTAATTTCATTTCaagtactccaaagccaaatgtGGCTAATGGCTAATATATTGAAATGGAACAGATTACAGAGCATTCCCATTAATGCAGATAGTTGTATTGAAcagttatttctctttctttttttttttattttatttatttatttttttagttatttctctttctgttactCTTGAAATATTGCTTAAGTGCATGGCATCTTTCTGGAACCAAGGCCCTGTGTGACCTCTGCTCTGACCTTATCAAATTGTTCATCATTTCTTATAATTGTTaggcattctttttctttctctctctctctccctctccctccctctctctctctctctcacacacacacacacagacatacacacatacatgcacgtATTTTTCTTTAAGGTTTTATCTAAATGTCATATATTCCTTGAAATCTTCCCTGGTTTGCAAAGCCAGGATTAGGTGCCCTCTGTTCTTTGCTTTCCTAAAACTTGCACACTTATCTTATTCTTTTGCAATTACTCATACATATATCTTTTGGCATTATAATGCTACATAATGTGGAGTAAATGGCCTTTGTTTAATTCATCTTTATACATCTtaagccaagaaaagaaatgcaaccaaacttgatttttataaataaaaaagttaatgtatataaaagtttggattatccatatatatatatttacatatataatctACATATtactgtgtatataatatatattacagtatatatatattactgtatTTTAACTACTAATCAAATTAGTAGTTATATATATTACTGTATTTTGGCTActaatcaatttttttctttttaatttaattttattttttaactttacaatattgtattggttttgccatatatcaacatgcatccaccacaggtatacacgtggcTACTAATCAAATTTTGTTAAGAACTCTTTCATCAATGTTTAATACAGATATTGAGCTGTAATTTCCTCTAcagaaaggaatatatatatatatataaatgtatgtattaatatgtattactgtattgttttatatacagtacagtaatatatattatatatattactatgTTTTAACTACTAATCAAATTTTGTTAAGaaatctttcatcagtgtttaaGATAGTTACTGAGCTGTAGTTTCCTCTCCTTACAATGTATTTTTCTGGTTTCAGATTAGGATAATG
This window of the Bos taurus isolate L1 Dominette 01449 registration number 42190680 breed Hereford chromosome 5, ARS-UCD2.0, whole genome shotgun sequence genome carries:
- the OR6C5 gene encoding olfactory receptor family 6 subfamily C member 5, with the protein product MRNHTMLTEFVLLGISDNPELQVVIFIFLFLAYVLSVVGNLTIIILTLTDCHLKTPMYYFLRNFSFLEITFTSVSIPRFLGAIITKVKTISYNNCLAQLFFFIFMGVSEFFLLTAMSYDRYAAICKPLHYTTIMNKKICTLLVFSSWLGGFLTIFPPLMLILQLDFCASNIIDHFSCDYFPILRLSCSDTWLLEMIGFYFAFVTLLFTLALVILSYMCIITTILRIPSATQRKKAFSTCSSHMIVISISYGSCIFMYVKPSAKERASLTKGVAILNTSIAPMLNPFIYTLRNEQVKQALKNLVHKVILSRNK